The following coding sequences lie in one Thalassoglobus polymorphus genomic window:
- a CDS encoding cytochrome b N-terminal domain-containing protein — protein MSVTEYIRKSQIWRSIFRHPAPYDRRNRAVVVLTNFFLHLHPVSAKKGGIALSYTWCMGGITFFLFLVEALTGVLLMFYYRPTLEWAFTDIRALRDVNTLGIMREIHRWGAHAMVITVWLHMYRVFLTGSYKPPREFNWVIGVLLLVLTLLLSFTGYLLPWDQLAIWAITVGSNMAKATPFLGLEGPGYQLLNVGGYDLITNASDAKFLLLGARTVGEETLNRFYILHCVAIPIVVSGLIAVHFWRVRKDGGISQPL, from the coding sequence ATGTCGGTTACGGAATACATTCGGAAGTCGCAAATCTGGCGAAGTATATTTCGCCACCCCGCTCCGTATGATCGTCGAAATCGTGCGGTCGTCGTGCTGACGAACTTCTTTCTTCACCTTCATCCAGTTTCTGCAAAGAAGGGTGGAATTGCACTTTCCTACACATGGTGTATGGGTGGAATTACATTCTTCCTGTTTCTGGTTGAGGCGCTGACTGGCGTCTTGTTAATGTTCTACTATCGCCCTACTCTCGAGTGGGCATTCACAGACATCCGAGCTCTACGAGATGTCAACACACTAGGAATCATGCGTGAGATTCACCGATGGGGTGCTCACGCGATGGTGATCACGGTGTGGCTGCACATGTATAGAGTCTTCCTGACGGGAAGCTATAAGCCTCCCCGGGAATTCAACTGGGTCATTGGCGTGCTGCTGCTGGTGCTCACACTTTTACTGTCATTCACTGGCTACCTGTTGCCATGGGACCAGTTAGCGATCTGGGCGATCACTGTCGGTTCAAACATGGCGAAAGCGACACCGTTCCTTGGACTTGAAGGTCCTGGGTATCAGTTGCTTAATGTGGGCGGTTACGACCTGATTACAAACGCCAGTGATGCAAAGTTTCTGCTTCTCGGTGCCCGAACTGTGGGTGAAGAGACGCTGAACCGCTTTTACATTTTACACTGTGTAGCGATTCCGATTGTGGTCTCCGGACTTATTGCAGTCCATTTCTGGCGTGTTCGAAAAGATGGCGGCATCAGCCAGCCTTTGTAA